The Streptomyces sp. NBC_01426 genome includes a region encoding these proteins:
- a CDS encoding sensor histidine kinase, with amino-acid sequence MLDSLVTATALLGGGFATTSMGLIVQARRKRALAARVTPLEAQRDSALAYAAAMEAESKHFAEVRMPALVDALARGHRGVPVPGLSQERLAGSPIDHGHQTVMGLLQEALTVTRDQIGLSARSSVRDIIDEAQTHLHRCQMNVVEEMDRYPQGTTYHQSLMGFDHLVTQALHTLQRTRILAGSWPGLQRADCTFGEVVESARGRINAYLRVSYTYEPGSGETWLEGRVVEPVTVALTELLSNATAYSDGKVFVEVQAFQTGFCIVVDDGGLNMNAYQREEAARKLSRHTVLDVTALEDTRQLGFAVIGRLAGEYGFAADVTSTSPYGGVRAVLRIPRELFGHGPTAEETQAERRAAATRATGHASASPTEAPPEGGQADRQGEPSDGSVLPQRRRRSPRPTAPVATGAPAPAEDPEAFTQGFAHLAETIRDHESSPTEGEQFRA; translated from the coding sequence ATGCTCGATTCGCTGGTGACCGCGACCGCACTGCTCGGTGGCGGATTCGCCACCACATCGATGGGCCTCATAGTGCAGGCCCGCAGAAAGCGGGCCCTGGCCGCCCGGGTCACACCCCTGGAAGCCCAGCGGGATTCCGCGCTCGCATACGCCGCCGCGATGGAGGCGGAATCGAAGCATTTCGCTGAGGTGCGGATGCCCGCGTTGGTGGACGCCCTCGCCCGCGGACACCGTGGCGTGCCGGTGCCCGGACTCAGCCAGGAGCGTCTCGCCGGCAGTCCCATCGACCACGGCCATCAGACCGTGATGGGGCTGCTCCAGGAGGCCCTCACGGTCACCCGCGATCAGATCGGGCTCTCCGCGCGGTCCTCAGTGCGGGACATCATCGACGAGGCGCAGACGCACCTGCACCGCTGCCAGATGAACGTCGTCGAAGAGATGGACCGCTACCCCCAGGGCACGACGTATCACCAGAGCCTGATGGGCTTCGACCACCTGGTCACCCAGGCCCTGCACACGCTCCAGCGCACGCGCATCCTGGCCGGTTCGTGGCCCGGTCTGCAGCGTGCGGACTGCACCTTCGGCGAGGTCGTCGAATCCGCGCGGGGCCGGATCAACGCCTATCTGCGGGTGAGTTACACCTACGAGCCCGGCAGCGGCGAGACCTGGCTCGAAGGCCGTGTCGTCGAGCCGGTCACGGTGGCGCTCACCGAGCTGCTGTCCAACGCCACCGCGTACTCCGACGGCAAGGTCTTCGTCGAGGTGCAGGCGTTCCAGACGGGGTTCTGCATCGTCGTCGACGACGGCGGCCTGAACATGAACGCCTATCAGCGTGAGGAGGCCGCCCGGAAGTTGTCGCGGCACACCGTGCTGGACGTGACGGCTCTGGAGGACACGCGCCAGCTCGGGTTCGCCGTCATCGGCCGCCTCGCCGGCGAGTACGGCTTCGCCGCCGATGTCACCAGTACGTCCCCGTACGGCGGCGTGCGGGCCGTCCTTCGCATCCCGCGGGAACTCTTCGGACACGGTCCGACCGCAGAGGAGACCCAGGCGGAGCGCCGAGCAGCGGCCACTCGGGCCACAGGCCACGCCTCGGCCTCACCGACCGAGGCTCCCCCGGAAGGGGGCCAGGCCGACCGACAGGGTGAGCCGTCGGACGGCAGTGTCCTGCCGCAGCGGCGCAGGCGCTCGCCCCGTCCCACAGCCCCCGTAGCCACCGGCGCGCCAGCGCCTGCCGAGGACCCGGAGGCGTTCACGCAGGGCTTTGCCCACCTGGCGGAGACCATCCGCGACCACGAGTCCAGCCCCACCGAAGGAGAGCAGTTCCGTGCCTGA
- a CDS encoding glycoside hydrolase family 15 protein, translated as MAGRIEDYALIGDMQTAALICRDGSIDWLCLPRFDSSSVFTRLLGTGDHGYWQIGPARPDGAQAPNADRRGYRGDALILESEWDTPTGSIRVTDLMPPRDGHSPQLIRIVEGISGTVEVASAWCPRFGYGKHRPWIYEHQGRTVAIDGPDALWLDATVETVQKEDALVSHFTVSAGDTVNFALSWHSSHHLTTPEIPDTWAALEATEEFWREWVARCTYDGPYRDAVVRSLITLKAMTYAPTGAIVAAVTTSLPETIGGVRNWDYRYTWLRDASITLSALLRTGYREEAEAWRQWLRRAVAGNPDDIQIMYSILGERNLPERELPWLPGYEGSTPVRVGNDAADQLQLDVPGEVIDTLYLAHMHGIARCERTATLHLGLVDYLKRRWQEPDDGIWEVRGGRRHFVHSKIMAWVAVDRTVRLVEAGVLDADLAELAELRDAIHAEVCQKGYDSERNTFTQSYGSTELDAALLLLPRTGFLPPDDPRVIGTVAAVRGELSTDDGLVHRYPTDGNQVGVDGLAGDEGSFLLCSFWMVDALALTGQLEEARALFEQLLALCNDVGLLAEEYDVASGRQLGNFPQAFSMIGLIESAVLMSELERTARPVIAA; from the coding sequence ATGGCTGGGCGTATCGAGGACTACGCACTCATCGGAGACATGCAGACGGCCGCCCTGATCTGCCGGGACGGCAGCATCGACTGGCTCTGCTTGCCGCGCTTCGACTCCTCCTCTGTTTTCACCCGCCTCCTGGGAACCGGGGATCACGGCTACTGGCAGATCGGCCCCGCCCGCCCCGACGGCGCCCAGGCCCCGAATGCGGACCGACGCGGCTACCGCGGCGACGCCCTCATCCTCGAATCCGAGTGGGACACCCCGACCGGCAGCATCCGTGTCACTGACCTCATGCCTCCCCGTGACGGCCACAGCCCGCAGCTCATCCGGATCGTTGAAGGGATCAGCGGCACGGTTGAAGTCGCATCCGCCTGGTGCCCGCGCTTCGGATACGGAAAGCACCGGCCCTGGATCTACGAACATCAGGGCCGCACCGTTGCCATCGACGGGCCGGACGCCCTCTGGCTGGACGCCACGGTGGAGACTGTCCAAAAGGAAGACGCCCTGGTCAGCCACTTCACCGTCAGCGCCGGCGATACGGTGAATTTTGCCCTCAGCTGGCACTCCTCCCACCACCTCACGACACCGGAAATCCCGGATACCTGGGCTGCGTTGGAGGCCACCGAAGAGTTCTGGCGGGAGTGGGTCGCGCGGTGCACCTACGACGGCCCGTACCGTGATGCGGTCGTCCGCTCTTTGATCACGCTGAAGGCCATGACGTACGCGCCGACCGGCGCGATCGTCGCCGCCGTGACCACCTCTCTCCCCGAGACGATCGGCGGCGTACGCAACTGGGACTACCGCTACACCTGGCTCCGCGACGCTTCGATCACCCTGTCCGCCTTGCTGCGTACCGGCTACCGCGAGGAGGCCGAGGCGTGGCGGCAGTGGCTCCGGCGGGCCGTGGCCGGCAACCCTGACGACATTCAGATCATGTACTCGATCCTGGGCGAGCGGAATCTGCCCGAGCGGGAGTTGCCCTGGCTGCCCGGGTACGAGGGCTCCACGCCGGTTCGAGTAGGCAACGACGCTGCCGACCAACTCCAGCTCGATGTTCCCGGCGAGGTCATCGACACGCTGTATCTGGCCCATATGCACGGCATCGCCCGGTGCGAGCGCACCGCGACCCTGCACCTCGGGCTCGTCGACTACCTCAAGCGGCGCTGGCAGGAGCCGGATGACGGCATCTGGGAAGTGCGCGGCGGACGACGCCACTTCGTGCACTCCAAGATCATGGCCTGGGTCGCGGTCGACCGCACGGTGCGCCTGGTGGAGGCTGGCGTCCTCGACGCTGACCTGGCCGAGCTGGCCGAGCTCCGCGACGCCATCCACGCCGAGGTGTGCCAGAAGGGCTACGACTCCGAGCGGAACACGTTCACCCAGTCCTATGGATCCACCGAATTGGACGCGGCCCTGCTGCTGCTCCCGCGCACCGGGTTCCTCCCGCCGGACGACCCGCGGGTTATCGGCACGGTCGCCGCGGTACGCGGCGAGCTCTCGACGGACGATGGCCTGGTCCACCGCTATCCGACCGACGGCAACCAAGTGGGAGTCGACGGCCTTGCGGGTGACGAGGGGAGCTTCCTGCTCTGCTCCTTCTGGATGGTCGACGCCCTCGCGCTCACCGGCCAGCTGGAGGAAGCGCGGGCCCTGTTCGAGCAGCTGCTCGCGCTGTGCAATGACGTCGGCCTGCTCGCCGAGGAGTACGACGTGGCGTCCGGCCGCCAGCTGGGGAATTTCCCCCAGGCCTTCTCGATGATCGGCCTGATCGAGAGTGCCGTCCTGATGAGCGAGCTGGAGCGGACGGCTAGGCCGGTGATCGCCGCATGA
- a CDS encoding DUF5999 family protein — protein sequence MCQHKPTCPSAEAADREAAVVVAAHPEQGWSRLCNGVLLFEDTGEILPNGKIVAPHRLTSAAA from the coding sequence ATGTGCCAGCACAAGCCCACCTGTCCCTCCGCCGAGGCCGCGGACCGCGAGGCCGCCGTCGTGGTCGCGGCCCACCCGGAACAGGGCTGGAGCCGGTTGTGCAACGGTGTCCTCCTCTTCGAAGACACCGGCGAGATCCTTCCCAACGGCAAGATCGTCGCTCCGCACCGGTTGACGAGCGCCGCAGCATGA
- a CDS encoding helix-turn-helix domain-containing protein, which produces MFDLLSPPTEVPQAPAGIVLGVYLRGLREAKGTTLQDAARVAGASVSAVSRWERAEYPIPLGALRTLLRHFGVTGKHADYLAVPSRNGRLGAWPTGRLS; this is translated from the coding sequence ATGTTTGACCTCCTCTCACCGCCCACCGAAGTGCCCCAGGCACCTGCCGGGATCGTGTTGGGCGTGTACCTGCGCGGTCTGCGTGAGGCGAAGGGCACCACGCTGCAGGACGCGGCCCGCGTAGCGGGGGCGTCGGTCTCGGCTGTCAGCCGGTGGGAGCGCGCCGAGTACCCCATCCCACTCGGCGCATTGAGGACGCTGCTGCGCCACTTCGGCGTGACGGGGAAGCACGCCGACTACCTGGCGGTCCCCTCCCGCAACGGTCGCCTTGGCGCTTGGCCCACGGGGAGGTTGTCGTGA
- a CDS encoding ATP-binding protein, whose translation MPPTTAELVHDQSLGNLLDHCDVELAGLPAPQRTARVALTSFLDDVDEGQLDDAKLVASELIANAVKHGRGAVLIRIEVYELGTALGVVDLGHDTGVLPSHPRNSSVEPDTAATCGRGLFIVQNLANTWSVEETANGKIVIAVLTREGSR comes from the coding sequence TTGCCTCCGACTACCGCCGAGCTGGTCCATGACCAGAGCCTCGGAAATCTGCTAGACCACTGCGATGTCGAGCTTGCAGGACTTCCGGCCCCGCAACGCACCGCACGCGTTGCGCTCACCAGCTTCCTGGACGATGTCGACGAGGGACAGCTCGATGACGCCAAGCTGGTCGCAAGTGAACTCATTGCCAACGCCGTCAAGCACGGCCGCGGCGCGGTCCTCATAAGGATCGAGGTCTACGAACTTGGCACGGCGCTGGGCGTCGTCGACCTGGGTCATGACACCGGCGTCCTCCCCTCACACCCGCGCAACTCGTCCGTGGAGCCGGACACCGCGGCCACATGCGGACGCGGATTGTTCATCGTCCAGAACCTCGCCAACACCTGGTCGGTCGAGGAAACCGCGAACGGAAAGATCGTCATCGCTGTGCTGACGCGGGAAGGATCTCGCTGA
- a CDS encoding aldo/keto reductase, translated as MTDLDTMSRHLGQGLLAHPLGVNLGAVGLAGSPTRGEDDGPFLDGLRRAVELGANLFDAADSYGAGRAERMLGRLLREYPDQTFLISSKVGKIRGSAPHAYADRHIHHQLQQTLENLYAEELDLYTLDSWDFGPQDRYLGTAIDQMHTLREVGAIKAIGMRGPYTPAEATPAERAACAERFLHLFRLIRPNVIWTRCNALTPTITLEGEDLFAFTARHGVGVILAAPKALGLRNALAPAGAEKAPCGLESLYARFGDTPGTLTRLALLSGVQRAGHCATVVGFTSEAQLEESFGSLSGPVLTAVELRLLDDAYARVRAQMHPKPKERLAAGTGL; from the coding sequence ATGACCGACTTGGACACCATGAGTCGTCATCTGGGACAGGGCCTCTTAGCTCATCCCCTGGGCGTCAACCTCGGCGCCGTCGGACTGGCGGGGAGCCCCACCCGCGGCGAGGACGATGGTCCCTTCCTCGACGGCCTGCGCCGCGCCGTGGAGCTCGGCGCCAACCTCTTCGACGCAGCGGACTCCTACGGAGCCGGGCGGGCCGAACGAATGCTGGGGCGCCTGCTGAGGGAGTATCCGGATCAGACTTTCCTGATCAGCAGCAAGGTCGGGAAGATCCGAGGCTCCGCGCCGCACGCCTACGCCGACCGGCACATCCACCACCAGCTGCAGCAGACACTGGAGAACCTCTACGCCGAGGAGCTGGACCTCTACACCCTGGACTCGTGGGACTTCGGCCCTCAAGACCGCTACCTGGGCACCGCAATCGATCAGATGCACACCCTGCGGGAAGTCGGCGCCATCAAGGCCATCGGAATGCGGGGGCCATACACGCCCGCCGAAGCGACTCCCGCCGAACGCGCCGCCTGCGCCGAGCGATTCCTCCACCTCTTCCGGCTCATCAGACCGAACGTCATCTGGACTCGATGCAACGCCCTGACGCCGACCATCACGCTGGAAGGCGAAGACCTCTTCGCCTTCACGGCACGCCACGGGGTCGGCGTGATCCTCGCGGCGCCGAAGGCCCTGGGTCTCCGGAACGCTCTCGCTCCGGCCGGCGCCGAGAAGGCACCCTGTGGGCTTGAGTCGCTGTACGCCAGATTCGGTGACACTCCGGGAACGCTGACCCGGCTCGCGTTGCTGTCTGGCGTTCAGCGCGCCGGCCACTGTGCCACGGTCGTCGGCTTCACCAGTGAGGCTCAGCTCGAAGAGAGCTTCGGGTCTCTTTCCGGACCCGTCCTCACGGCCGTCGAGCTGCGGCTGCTCGACGACGCGTACGCCCGAGTCCGCGCGCAGATGCACCCGAAGCCGAAGGAGAGGCTGGCGGCCGGCACCGGACTGTGA
- a CDS encoding 2'-5' RNA ligase family protein produces the protein MSPELDTDPSAFPSAPPASLDDPEVIVEHDWRAFQRVERMADHWDRPGWSDRQRKYYWMHTFPDPGQLLQRTEHCQRALQHLGMDPVPADGLHVTLLRVGAVDQVSTAQVEHLLDLTQELPVSAFHGLAHPLAGSRGAVRFSLTPWKPLVRLHAALHAVGKQAGVPGGAPTTAFRPHLGIAYSNQERSAPAVIDAVEPLRSLPPVPLHFTTVDLVELRRQDRTYRWRTIRSVPLPSSATSRTTLA, from the coding sequence GTGTCGCCCGAGCTGGACACCGATCCCAGCGCCTTTCCCAGCGCGCCGCCTGCCAGCCTCGACGATCCCGAAGTGATCGTCGAGCACGACTGGCGGGCGTTCCAGCGGGTCGAGCGCATGGCCGATCACTGGGACCGGCCCGGGTGGTCGGATCGGCAGCGCAAGTACTACTGGATGCACACGTTCCCGGACCCCGGCCAGTTGCTGCAGCGGACGGAACACTGCCAACGGGCTCTGCAGCACCTGGGCATGGATCCTGTCCCCGCCGACGGTCTGCACGTGACCCTGCTGCGCGTGGGCGCAGTCGACCAGGTATCGACCGCGCAGGTGGAGCACCTGCTCGACTTGACGCAGGAGCTGCCCGTCAGCGCTTTCCACGGCCTCGCTCACCCTCTGGCCGGCTCACGGGGCGCCGTCCGTTTCAGCCTCACGCCCTGGAAACCGCTGGTCCGCCTCCACGCCGCCCTTCACGCTGTGGGAAAGCAGGCCGGCGTCCCCGGCGGCGCTCCGACGACGGCGTTCCGCCCGCATCTGGGTATCGCCTACAGCAACCAGGAGCGATCCGCGCCCGCGGTCATCGACGCCGTCGAACCTCTGCGGTCTCTCCCGCCGGTGCCGCTGCACTTCACGACCGTGGATCTCGTGGAACTGCGGCGCCAGGACAGAACCTACCGCTGGAGGACCATCCGCTCGGTTCCCCTGCCCTCCTCCGCAACCTCGCGGACTACGCTCGCCTAG